One genomic window of Glycine soja cultivar W05 chromosome 9, ASM419377v2, whole genome shotgun sequence includes the following:
- the LOC114368506 gene encoding plastidal glycolate/glycerate translocator 1, chloroplastic-like: MRYYLTNSSSDPGAGDILMGFLGSVILSFAFSMFKQRKLVQRHAAEIFTSVIISSLFSLYSTALVGRLVALEPSLTVSILPRCITVALALSIVSFFEGANASVTAAAVVVTGLVGANFVQATLDKLRLRDPIARGIATASSCHGLGTAALSAKEPEALPFCAIAYALTGIFGSILCSIPAVRQSLLAVIG; this comes from the exons ATGA GATATTACCTTACTAACTCATCATCTGATCCTGGAGCTGGTGACATTCTAATGGGATTTTTGGGATCTGTTATTCTCTCATTTGCCTTCTCTATGTTCAAACAAAGAAAG CTTGTACAAAGGCATGCAGCTGAGATTTTCACCTCTGTCATAATTTCTTCCTTATTCTCATTGTACTCAACTGCTCTTGTTGGACGTCTGGTTGCTTTAGAACCATCTCTAACAGTATCCATTCTACCCAGATGTATAACAGTGGCGTTGGCTCTCAGCATTGTGTCCTTTTTTGAAG GTGCCAATGCATCTGTCACAGCTGCTGCAGTTGTAGTAACTGGTTTAGTTGGAGCAAATTTTGTGCAAGCAACACTTGATAAACTCCGTCTTCGTGATCCAATTGCTCGTGGAATAGCAACCGCATCTAG TTGTCACGGGCTTGGAACAGCAGCCTTATCTGCCAAGGAACCTGAGGCTCTTCCATTTTGTGCTATTGCTTATGCTCTGACTGGAATATTTGGATCTATACTTTGCTCAATACCAGCAGTCAGACAAAGTTTGCTTGCAGTAATTGGCTGA
- the LOC114369001 gene encoding putative disease resistance RPP13-like protein 1: MALAMVGEALISASVEILIKKIASREFRDFFSSRKLNVYVLDELKMKLLALNAVLNDAEEKQITDPVVKEWLEELKDAVLDAEDLLDEINTDALRCEVEGESKTFANKVRSVFSSSFKNFYKSMNSKLEAISERLEHFVRQKDILGLQSVTRRVSYRTVTDSLVESVVVAREDDKEKLLSMLLYDDDAMSNDIEVITVLGMGGLGKTTLVQSLYNVTEVQKHFDLTAWAWVSDDFDILKVTKKIVESLTLKDCHITNLDVLRVELKNNLRDKKFLLVLDDLWNEKYNDWHHLIAPFSSGKKGSKIIVTTRQQKVAQVTHTFPIYELKPLSDENCWHILARHAFGNEGYDKYPSLEGIGRKIARKCNGLPLAAKTLGGLLRSNVDVGEWNRILNSNLWAHDDVLPALRISYLHLPAHLKRCFSYFSIFPKHRSLDRKELILLWMAEGFLQHIHEDKAMESSGEDCFKELLSRSLIQKDIAIAEEKFRMHDLVYDLARLVSGRSSCYFEGSKIPKTVRHLSFSREMFDVSKKFEDFYELMCLRTFLPRLGYPLEEFYLTKMVSHDLLPKLRCLRILSLSKYKNITELPVSIDSLLHLRYLDLSYTSIESLPTETFMLYNLQTLILSNCEFLIQLPQQIGNLVNLRHLDLSGTNLPEMPAQICRLQDLRTLTVFIVGRQDGLSVRDLRNFPYLQGRLSILNLHNVVNPVDASRANLKNKEKIEELMLEWGSELQNQQIEKDVLDNLQPSTNLKKLDIKYYGGTSFPNWIGDSSFSNIIVLRISDCNNCLTLPSFGQLPSLKELVIKRMKMVKTVGYEFYSSNGGSQLLQPFPSLESLEFEDMLEWQEWLPFEGEGSYFPFPCLKRLHLYTCPKLRGILPNHLPSLTEVSFSECNQLVTKSSNLHWNTSIEAIHITEGQEDLLSMLDNFSYCELFIEKCDSLQSLPRMILSANCLQKLTLTNIPSLISFPADCLPTSLQSLDIWHCRKLEFLSHDTWHRFTSLEKLRIWNSCRSLTSFSLACFPALQELYIRFIPNLEAITTQGGGAAPKLVDFIVTDCDKLRSLPDQIDLPSLEHLDLSGLPKLASLSPRCFPSSLRSLFVDVGILSSMSKQEIGLVFQCLTSLTHLLFKGLSDEDLINTLLKEQLLPISLKILFLHSFDGLKLLEGKGLQNLTSLQQLYMYNCPSFESLPEDHLPPSLAVLSMRECPLLEARYRSQNGKYWSKIAHIPAIQINEKVII; the protein is encoded by the coding sequence ATGGCCTTAGCTATGGTGGGAGAGGCACTTATCTCTGCTTCTGTTGAGatcttaataaaaaagataGCTTCAAGAGAGTTTCGAGATTTCTTCTCCAGCAGAAAGCTGAATGTTTATGTGTTGGATGAGTTGAAGATGAAGTTGTTGGCACTTAATGCTGTTCTTAATGATGCTGAAGAGAAGCAGATCACTGATCCTGTAGTGAAGGAATGGCTTGAAGAATTGAAAGATGCTGTCTTGGATGCAGAGGATTTGTTGGATGAAATCAACACAGATGCTTTGAGATGCGAGGTGGAGGGAGAATCTAAAACATTTGCTAACAAGGTCAGATCAGTGTTTTCTTCTAGCTTTAAAAATTTCTATAAGAGCATGAATTCCAAGCTTGAAGCAATTTCCGAAAGGCTGGAACATTTTGTGAGACAAAAAGATATTCTTGGCTTGCAAAGTGTTACTAGGAGAGTCTCTTATAGAACAGTAACAGATTCGTTGGTTGAATCTGTTGTGGTTGCTAGAGAGGATGACAAGGAGAAACTACTGAGCATGCTTCTATATGATGATGATGCCATGTCTAATGATATAGAAGTGATCACAGTATTGGGCATGGGAGGTCTAGGAAAAACAACCCTTGTTCAATCCCTTTACAATGTAACTGAAGTGCAGAAACATTTTGATTTGACAGCTTGGGCATGGGTGTCTGATGATTTTGATATTCTTAAGGTAACAAAGAAAATTGTTGAGTCTCTCACATTGAAAGATTGTCATATTACTAATCTTGATGTTCTTCGTGTTGAATTAAAGAATAACCTAAGAGATAAGAAATTTTTGCTTGTGCTTGATGACCTTTGGAATGAAAAGTACAATGATTGGCATCATCTAATAGCACCTTTTAGCAGtgggaaaaagggaagtaagaTCATTGTGACAACCCGACAACAAAAAGTTGCACAAGTCACACATACATTTCCCATTTATGAGCTGAAACCTCTTAGTGATGAAAATTGTTGGCACATACTGGCAAGACATGCATTTGGAAATGAAGGTTATGACAAATATCCAAGTCTAGAAGGAATTGGTAGGAAAATTGCAAGAAAATGCAATGGCCTACCATTAGCTGCTAAAACATTGGGAGGTCTTTTGCGATCAAATGTTGATGTTGGTGAATGGAATAGAATCCTTAATAGCAATTTGTGGGCACATGATGATGTTTTACCAGCTTTACGCATAAGTTATCTCCATCTTCCTGCACATTTGAAAAGGTGTTTTTCCTATTTCTCAATTTTTCCAAAACATCGTTCGCTGGATAGGAAGGAATTGATTTTGTTATGGATGGCTGAAGGCTTTCTTCAACATATCCATGAAGATAAGGCAATGGAATCATCTGGTGAGGACTGTTTTAAAGAATTATTATCTAGATCCTTAATTCAAAAAGATATTGCTATTGCAGAGGAAAAATTTCGAATGCATGACCTCGTCTATGATTTAGCTAGACTTGTATCAGGAAGAAGTTCTTGCTactttgaaggcagtaaaattCCAAAAACTGTTCGCCATTTATCATTTTCTAGGGAGATGTTTGATGTCTCTAAAAAGTTTGAGGATTTCTATGAGCTAATGTGTTTGCGGACCTTCCTACCACGTTTGGGATATCCATTAGAAGAATTTTATTTGACCAAAATGGTATCACATGACTTGTTACCAAAACTTAGATGCTTGAGAATACTGTCATTGtctaaatacaaaaatatcactGAGCTGCCTGTTTCAATTGACAGTTTGTTGCACTTGCGGTATCTGGATCTGTCCTACACATCCATTGAAAGCTTGCCCACTGAAACATTTATGCTTTACAATTTGCAGACATTGATACTATCAAATTGCGAATTTCTTATTCAATTGCCACAGCAGATAGGAAATCTGGTTAATTTGCGTCACCTTGACCTCAGTGGCACTAATTTGCCAGAGATGCCAGCACAAATCTGCAGACTACAAGATCTTCGTACTTTGACAGTTTTTATTGTTGGAAGACAAGATGGACTAAGTGTTAGAGATTTAAGGAATTTTCCTTATCTGCAGGGTAGGCTTTCCATTTTGAACTTGCACAATGTTGTTAATCCTGTGGATGCATCTCGTGCCAATTTAAAGAACAAAGAGAAGATTGAGGAGCTTATGCTGGAATGGGGCAGTGAACTACAAAATCAGCAGATTGAAAAAGATGTACTTGACAACTTGCAACCATCAACTAATTTAAAGAAACTCGACATCAAATATTATGGTGGCACTAGCTTTCCTAATTGGATCGGAGATTCTTCATTTTCAAACATCATAGTCCTTCGTATTAGTGATTGCAACAATTGCTTGACACTTCCATCATTTGGACAACTACCTTCCCTCAAGGAGCTTGTCATCAAAAGGATGAAAATGGTGAAGACAGTTGGTTACGAGTTCTACAGCAGCAATGGAGGCTCTCAGTTGTTGCAGCCATTTCCATCGTTGGAGAGTTTGGAATTTGAAGATATGTTAGAGTGGCAGGAGTGGCTACCATTTGAAGGTGAAGGCAGCTACTTTCCTTTTCCTTGTCTCAAACGTTTGCATCTATACACGTGCCCCAAGCTGAGAGGAATCTTGCCCAATCATCTACCTTCATTGACAGAGGTTAGTTTCTCAGAGTGCAACCAACTAGTGACAAAGTCATCTAATCTGCACTGGAATACATCAATTGAAGCAATACATATTACAGAGGGACAAGAAGACTTGTTGTCTATGCTTGACAATTTCTCTTATTGTGAACTATTCATTGAAAAGTGTGATAGCTTGCAGTCTTTGCCTAGAATGATACTAAGTGCTAATTGTCTTCAAAAGTTGACTCTTACAAATATCCCATCTTTGATTTCCTTCCCAGCTGATTGTTTACCCACATCATTGCAATCACTTGACATTTGGCACTGTAGAAAGTTAGAATTTCTATCCCACGATACATGGCATAGATTCACATCACTTGAAAAGCTAAGAATATGGAATAGCTGTCGTTCCTTGACATCCTTTTCATTAGCTTGTTTCCCTGCCCTTCAAGAACTTTACATCCGTTTTATTCCCAACTTGGAAGCAATTACTACTCAAGGTGGAGGAGCAGCTCCCAAATTAGTTGATTTTATTGTCACTGATTGTGACAAACTTAGATCACTACCAGATCAGATTGATCTCCCTTCCCTTGAACACTTGGACCTTTCTGGGCTTCCAAAGCTAGCATCATTGTCCCCAAGGTGTTTCCCTTCCAGTTTACGATCACTTTTTGTTGATGTTGGTATACTATCATCTATGTCTAAACAAGAGATAGGTTTGGTATTCCAATGCCTCACTTCTCTGACACATCTTTTATTTAAGGGTCTCAGTGATGAAGATCTTATTAACACTCTTCTGAAGGAGCAATTGCTGCCTATTTCTCTCAAAATTCTGTTCCTGCACAGTTTTGATGGTTTAAAGTTGTTGGAAGGAAAAGGGCTTCAGAATCTCACTTCTCTCCAACAGTTGTACATGTACAACTGTCCAAGCTTTGAGTCCTTACCTGAAGATCATCTTCCTCCCTCTCTTGCAGTACTCAGTATGCGGGAGTGTCCTTTACTGGAAGCAAGGTATCGAAGTCAGAACGGGAAATACTGGTCTAAAATTGCTCACATTCCTGCAATCCAGATAAATGAAAAAGTGATAATATGA
- the LOC114425616 gene encoding cystatin-1-like, producing MKILWLDNDNIVNIVDVEADGNCGYRSVAGLLGMGEDSWSLVRTHLLIELDKFSEDYIKLFGDTNKFEDLRMSLHVDRLTKKEKRTIIASVASKRERERERERVAAFGGNRDVAGSQNSLEIDGLARFAVEEHNKKQNALLEFEKVVSAKQQVVSGTLYTITLEAKDGGQKKVYEAKVWEKAWLNFKEVQEFKLVGDAPA from the exons atgaaaatattgtgGCTGGATAATGATAATATTGTTAATATTGTTGATGTCGAAGCTGATGGAAATTGTGGATATCGGTCGGTTGccggtttattaggtatgggtgaagactCTTGGTCTTTGGTCCGCACCCATCTGCTTATAGAACTTGACAAATTCTCAGAAGACTATATCAAGCTCTTTGGTGACACGAACAAATTTGAGGATTTAAGGATGTCACTACATGTTGATAGGTTAACCAAg AAGGAGAAGCGCACGATAATAGCCTCAGTTGCatcgaagagagagagagagagagagagagagagagtggcaGCATTTGGTGGCAATCGTGATGTGGCAGGAAGCCAGAACAGCCTTGAGATCGATGGTTTAGCTCGCTTTGCTGTTGAAGAACACAACAAAAAAcag AATGCCCTTTTGGAGTTTGAAAAGGTAGTAAGTGCAAAACAGCAAGTGGTTTCTGGTACCTTGTACACCATCACTTTGGAGGCAAAAGATGGTGGGCAAAAGAAGGTTTATGAAGCCAAAGTTTGGGAGAAGGCATGGTTGAACTTCAAGGAGGTGCAAGAGTTCAAGCTTGTTGGAGATGCACCTGCATAG